In one Nicotiana sylvestris chromosome 8, ASM39365v2, whole genome shotgun sequence genomic region, the following are encoded:
- the LOC104212179 gene encoding long-chain-alcohol oxidase FAO4A, with protein sequence MGQKNGYIFRKGSSIVVPVPEKKVELGTLSSNQMDSLTALCDTILPSIDANSFYQNEAIDDPFTNFLQTSASMTGTPQHIAWMISNRLHHPKLNLCKLALWLLSTRIGTLILCGKASLSSQFPYLQSFSRISPNQREEIVLSWSTSCFKLLRILFSAIKILVLLVFFTQVNEKSQNPSWKALGYSGPDPDFKKQNQGVQDQEEEQLFGPLYQGIISLKQSQKKAFERLQKLGFSVSKPHNFNDTRRSTECPNFTIECDAVVVGSGSGGGVIAGILAKAGHKVLVLEKGSYLARTNLSLLEGPSMDQMYLGNGLLTSKDMDIMLLAGSTVGGGSTINWSASIQTPQHVLKEWSEKYKLELFQSEFYEGALKVVCEKMGVQSEIEDEGFQNMILRKGCQELGYQVETIPRNAQSDHYCGWCSMGCKDGKKKGTAETWLVDLVKSGNGAILPECEALEVIHVKKNDNSGKSKAIGVAFAFQNGKGVREICMVKSKVTIVACGALSTPSLLKKSGLKNPNIGRNLHLHPVVIAWGYFPDTPSDCNVLWPEANKKSYEGGIMTAMSKVVANFEGSGYGAIIQTPGLHPGMFSALMPWVSGLDIKMRMCKYSRTAYLLALARDMGSGEAFSPYSVTYKMDRIDEENLKLGLEKMLRILAAAGAEAIGTQHGKGRSLNVKDESLKEFERFVKEESSIKIGNHSVPICSAHQMGSCRMGEDPTTSVVNSKGETWEVEGLFLGDSSVFPTAIGVNPMVTIQAISYCTAQSVLQLLKNQKMG encoded by the exons ATGGGTCAAAAAAATGGTTACATTTTCCGCAAAGGAAGCAGTATTGTTGTTCCAGTACCAGAAAAAAAGGTTGAGTTAGGGACACTTTCCTCTAACCAGATGGACTCTCTTACTGCTCTTTGTGACACTATTTTACCTTCCATTGATGCTAATTCCTTTTATCAAAATGAAGCCATTGATGATCCTTTCACTAACTTCCTCCAAACTTCAGCATCCATGACTGGAACTCCTCAACAT ATTGCATGGATGATAAGCAATAGATTGCATCATCCTAAGCTGAACTTGTGCAAATTAGCACTATGGCTATTGTCAACGAGGATAGGAACTTTAATACTTTGTGGTAAGGCAAGCTTGTCAAGCCAATTTCCATACTTGCAGAGCTTCTCTAGGATTTCACCAAACCAGAGAGAAGAGATAGTCCTATCATGGTCAACAAGCTGTTTCAAACTCCTAAGGATTCTCTTTTCTGCCATCAAAATTCTGGTTCTCCTAGTATTCTTCACTCAG GTGAATGAGAAAAGCCAGAATCCTTCATGGAAAGCACTTGGCTACTCTGGACCTGATCCTGATTTTAAGAAGCAAAATCAAGGAGTTCAAGatcaagaagaagaacaactaTTTGGACCACTTTACCAAGGAATCATCAGTCTAAAACAATCACAAAAAAAGGCGTTCGAGAGGCTGCAAAAATTGGGATTTTCTGTCTCAAAACCCCATAATTTCAACGACACAAGGAGAAGTACAGAGTGCCCTAATTTCACAATTGAATGTGATGCTGTGGTAGTTGGTTCAGGCTCTGGTGGTGGAGTTATAGCTGGTATTCTTGCAAAAGCTGGTCACAAAGTTCTTGTCCTAGAAAAAGGAAGTTATCTTGCAAGAACAAATCTTTCCCTTCTTGAAGGTCCTTCAATGGATCAAATGTACCTTGGAAATGGACTATTAACAAGCAAGGACATGGACATTATGCTACTTGCTGGATCCACTGTTGGTGGTGGCTCGACGATTAATTGGTCAGCTTCGATTCAAACTCCACAACATGTTCTAAAAGAATGGTCTGAAAAGTACAAACTCGAACTGTTTCAAAGTGAATTTTACGAGGGGGCTTTGAAGGTCGTATGTGAAAAAATGGGAGTTCAGTCTGAAATTGAGGATGAAGGTTTCCAAAACATGATTTTGAGAAAAGGGTGTCAAGAATTGGGATATCAAGTGGAAACAATACCTAGGAACGCGCAGTCGGATCATTACTGTGGATGGTGTAGCATGGGATGCAAAGATGGGAAGAAAAAAGGCACAGCTGAGACATGGCTAGTGGATTTGGTCAAATCAGGTAATGGTGCAATACTTCCTGAATGTGAAGCATTGGAAGTGATCCATGTAAAAAAGAATGACAACTCAGGAAAAAGTAAAGCCATTGGAGTTGCTTTTGCATTTCAAAATGGAAAAGGGGTGAGAGAAATTTGCATGGTGAAATcaaaagtcacaattgtagcatgtgGTGCTCTTAGCACACCTTCATTGCTCAAGAAAAGTGGCTTAAAGAATCCAAATATCGGCAGAAACTTACATCTCCATCCAGTCGTTATCGCCTGGGGATACTTTCCAGATACTCCATCTGATTGTAATGTATTATGGCCTGAGGCGAACAAGAAAAGTTACGAAGGAGGAATAATGACAGCAATGTCTAAAGTCGTGGCGAATTTCGAAGGATCAGGATATGGTGCAATCATACAAACTCCAGGTTTGCACCCTGGCATGTTTTCAGCACTAATGCCATGGGTTTCAGGCCTAGATATTAAGATGAGGATGTGCAAATATTCAAGAACCGCGTATCTTTTAGCGTTGGCAAGAGACATGGGATCAGGGGAAGCATTCTCACCCTATTCAGTAACTTATAAGATGGATCGAATTGATGAAGAAAATCTAAAATTAGGCCTAGAGAAGATGCTAAGAATCTTGGCAGCTGCTGGTGCAGAAGCAATTGGAACTCAACATGGAAAAGGGAGGAGTTTGAACGTGAAAGATGAAAGTTTGAAGGAGTTTGAGAGATTTGTGAAAGAAGAAAGTTCAATAAAAATTGGGAATCATTCAGTTCCTATATGTTCAGCACATCAAATGGGAAGTTGTAGAATGGGAGAGGATCCAACAACTTCAGTGGTTAATTCTAAAGGGGAGACATGGGAAGTAGAAGGTTTGTTTCTTGGAGATTCAAGTGTGTTTCCAACTGCTATTGGAGTGAATCCAATGGTCACAATTCAGGCAATTTCTTATTGTACTGCACAATCTGTTCTTCAACTTCTTAAGAATCAAAAGATGGGATAA